In a single window of the Gossypium hirsutum isolate 1008001.06 chromosome A13, Gossypium_hirsutum_v2.1, whole genome shotgun sequence genome:
- the LOC107893156 gene encoding E3 ubiquitin-protein ligase SIRP1, translating to MGDRMLVGRYWCYICSQMVNPTMEPEIKCPFCESGFVEEITSVTPYSNNNNGGNDSAGSTNNLLLWGPILLGLIGGLGSSQLRITGRAQINDGNDAMDDELGREFESLVTRRRRRTLGPGIRILQDIRTESENAENEGSDRGGRMILFDPFNDEALIVQGSFGFNHGQSSNPRATISFSDYLMGPGWDLLLQYLADNDPNRHGNPPAKKEAVKAMPNVTIDDNLQCCVCLEEIEIGSQAKEMPCKHKFHGGCITPWLDLHSSCPICRFRLPSDEEKMDENGTGQSSGRVGNRRRYWIPIPWPSEGLLTLSGSSQNAASSSASLEAMPGSSSAAQTDDN from the coding sequence ATGGGGGATAGGATGCTAGTAGGTAGATATTGGTGTTACATTTGTTCTCAGATGGTGAATCCAACAATGGAACCTGAGATCAAATGCCCATTTTGTGAATCTGGATTTGTTGAAGAAATCACCAGCGTAACACCTTACTCCAACAACAACAATGGCGGAAACGATTCAGCAGGCTCAACCAACAATCTTTTACTTTGGGGTCCAATCTTGCTTGGCTTGATTGGTGGTTTAGGTTCTTCACAGTTGCGAATCACAGGCAGGGCCCAAATCAATGATGGCAATGATGCCATGGATGACGAACTTGGTAGAGAGTTTGAATCCTTGGTTACTAGGAGAAGGAGGAGGACTTTGGGTCCGGGTATTCGGATACTTCAAGATATTCGAACCGAATCGGAGAATGCAGAGAACGAAGGTTCCGATCGAGGCGGTCGAATGATCTTATTCGATCCTTTTAATGACGAGGCATTGATTGTTCAAGGCTCATTTGGTTTCAACCATGGACAAAGCTCAAATCCAAGGGCAACCATTTCATTTAGTGATTACTTAATGGGACCTGGTTGGGATCTTTTGTTACAGTATTTAGCAGACAATGATCCGAACCGCCATGGGAACCCACCAGCAAAGAAAGAAGCAGTGAAAGCAATGCCAAATGTGACCATAGATGACAATCTACAATGTTGTGTGTGCTTGGAAGAAATTGAGATTGGAAGTCAAGCAAAAGAGATGCCATGTAAACATAAATTCCATGGTGGATGCATTACTCCATGGTTGGACCTTCATAGCTCTTGCCCCATTTGCCGCTTCCGGCTGCCTTCTGACGAAGAAAAGATGGACGAGAATGGCACCGGCCAAAGTAGTGGGAGGGTGGGGAACAGACGAAGGTATTGGATACCAATTCCATGGCCTTCTGAGGGTTTATTAACATTATCAGGTTCATCTCAAAATGCTGCTTCTTCAAGTGCTTCATTGGAAGCCATGCCTGGAAGTTCAAGTGCAGCTCAAACAGATGATAATTGA
- the LOC107893155 gene encoding vesicle-associated protein 2-2 isoform X2 gives MNTQLLEIEPKELDIVFILKKPCSCSVRLTNKTDQHVAFKVKTTSPKKYCVRPNVGIIMPKARCDFTVIMQAQREAPPDLICRDKFLIQSTVVPVGTNDEDITSATFVKDSGRYIEEHKLKVAFISPPHSPVWSTINGTVNQGTDYDASIPKEPEFSRIGIHAPLQTVAKVEEPKMINLEDLKPTKDVGLKPRKDINDDLKLTKYAELKPNNNFFNSKELKPVKDVEVKPKENVLGTEEFKSVKEKEFNELKDGEVKTLKSVEELKFAKDVEEMKSKLTDLESKLGEAEATISKLTEERRLSTQERKTLEEELALLRKKANIKGAKVGYPLLFVWMVALICVYIGYLLAPLTKSKASMSDLYQQMQ, from the exons ATGAATACGCAACTTTTGGAGATTGAACCAAAGGAACTTGACATCGTCT ttattcTGAAGAAGCCATGCTCCTGCTCCGTTAGACTCACAAATAAGACTGACCAGCATGTTGCTTTCAAG GTTAAAACTACATCTCCTAAGAAATACTGCGTGCGGCCTAATGTTGGCATTATTATGCCCAAAGCAAGATGTGATTTTACAG TTATCATGCAAGCTCAGCGCGAAGCCCCTCCTGATTTGATATGCAGAGATAAGTTCTTAATTCAAAGCACAGTTGTCCCCGTTGGAACAAATGATGAGGACATTACATCTGCCACA TTTGTCAAGGACAGTGGAAGATATATTGAAGAGCACAAGCTTAAGGTTGCTTTTATCAGCCCGCCTCATTCGCCAGTATGGTCAACAATTAATGGGACCGTGAATCAGGGAACAGATTATGATGCTTCAATACCAAAAGAGCCAGAATTCAGTAGAATTGGGATTCATGCACCATTGCAGACG GTTGCCAAGGTTGAGGAACCAAAGATGATAAATTTGGAAGATTTAAAGCCAACAAAGGATGTAGGGTTGAAGCCAAGAAAAGATATTAATGATgacttaaaattaacaaaatacgCCGAGCTGAAgccaaataataattttttcaatAGCAAGGAGTTAAAGCCAGTGAAAGATGTGGAAGTAAAGCCAAAGGAGAATGTTCTTGGTACTGAGGAATTTAAGTCTGTGAAGGAAAAGGAGTTCAACGAATTGAAGGATGGTGAGGTGAAAACATTGAAGTCCGTGGAGGAGCTAAAGTTTGCCAAAGATGTGGAGGAAATGAAATCAAAACTGACCGACCTTGAATCTAAGCTAGGCGAG GCTGAAGCTACTATATCAAAACTGACCGAGGAGAGGAGGTTAAGCACTCAAGAGCGAAAGACCTTAGAAGAAGAGCTG GCGTTATTGAGGAAAAAGGCAAATATAAAAGGAGCTAAAGTGGGATACCCTCTGTTATTTGTTTGGATGGTAGCACTCATCTGTGTCTACATCGGATACTTGTTGGCACCATTGACAAAGAGCAAGGCATCCATGTCAGATCTTTACCAGCAAATGCAATAA
- the LOC107893155 gene encoding vesicle-associated protein 2-2 isoform X1 has product MNTQLLEIEPKELDIVFILKKPCSCSVRLTNKTDQHVAFKVKTTSPKKYCVRPNVGIIMPKARCDFTVIMQAQREAPPDLICRDKFLIQSTVVPVGTNDEDITSATFVKDSGRYIEEHKLKVAFISPPHSPVWSTINGTVNQGTDYDASIPKEPEFSRIGIHAPLQTGQVAKVEEPKMINLEDLKPTKDVGLKPRKDINDDLKLTKYAELKPNNNFFNSKELKPVKDVEVKPKENVLGTEEFKSVKEKEFNELKDGEVKTLKSVEELKFAKDVEEMKSKLTDLESKLGEAEATISKLTEERRLSTQERKTLEEELALLRKKANIKGAKVGYPLLFVWMVALICVYIGYLLAPLTKSKASMSDLYQQMQ; this is encoded by the exons ATGAATACGCAACTTTTGGAGATTGAACCAAAGGAACTTGACATCGTCT ttattcTGAAGAAGCCATGCTCCTGCTCCGTTAGACTCACAAATAAGACTGACCAGCATGTTGCTTTCAAG GTTAAAACTACATCTCCTAAGAAATACTGCGTGCGGCCTAATGTTGGCATTATTATGCCCAAAGCAAGATGTGATTTTACAG TTATCATGCAAGCTCAGCGCGAAGCCCCTCCTGATTTGATATGCAGAGATAAGTTCTTAATTCAAAGCACAGTTGTCCCCGTTGGAACAAATGATGAGGACATTACATCTGCCACA TTTGTCAAGGACAGTGGAAGATATATTGAAGAGCACAAGCTTAAGGTTGCTTTTATCAGCCCGCCTCATTCGCCAGTATGGTCAACAATTAATGGGACCGTGAATCAGGGAACAGATTATGATGCTTCAATACCAAAAGAGCCAGAATTCAGTAGAATTGGGATTCATGCACCATTGCAGACG GGACAGGTTGCCAAGGTTGAGGAACCAAAGATGATAAATTTGGAAGATTTAAAGCCAACAAAGGATGTAGGGTTGAAGCCAAGAAAAGATATTAATGATgacttaaaattaacaaaatacgCCGAGCTGAAgccaaataataattttttcaatAGCAAGGAGTTAAAGCCAGTGAAAGATGTGGAAGTAAAGCCAAAGGAGAATGTTCTTGGTACTGAGGAATTTAAGTCTGTGAAGGAAAAGGAGTTCAACGAATTGAAGGATGGTGAGGTGAAAACATTGAAGTCCGTGGAGGAGCTAAAGTTTGCCAAAGATGTGGAGGAAATGAAATCAAAACTGACCGACCTTGAATCTAAGCTAGGCGAG GCTGAAGCTACTATATCAAAACTGACCGAGGAGAGGAGGTTAAGCACTCAAGAGCGAAAGACCTTAGAAGAAGAGCTG GCGTTATTGAGGAAAAAGGCAAATATAAAAGGAGCTAAAGTGGGATACCCTCTGTTATTTGTTTGGATGGTAGCACTCATCTGTGTCTACATCGGATACTTGTTGGCACCATTGACAAAGAGCAAGGCATCCATGTCAGATCTTTACCAGCAAATGCAATAA